Proteins encoded together in one Orrella marina window:
- the hemC gene encoding hydroxymethylbilane synthase — MVLSKVTDRPIVIATRASRLAVWQAEHVQDLLRKTYPGLEVSLLKLSTRGDEILDRSLQKVGGKGLFIKELENALADGRADLAVHSLKDVPVVMPEGFTLACILPRAEPRDAWVSGKYASIEDLPAGAVVGTSSLRREAQIRRRRPDVVVKPLRGNLDTRLGKLDDGQFDAIILAAIGLQRLRLESRIRMILPVDLCLPAAGQGTLGIEVSAGREDMVDLLMPLACQRSTAVSIAERAVSRVLGGSCSVPLAAHATLQSEGGELIAADAGLDSITDAGILVRALVASPDGADVLESSVFGPVSQANQLGEQAARILLDDGAAQLLQEHLQDD, encoded by the coding sequence ATGGTGCTGTCGAAAGTTACCGATCGCCCGATTGTGATTGCCACGCGTGCAAGCAGGCTGGCTGTCTGGCAGGCAGAGCATGTGCAGGATCTCCTGCGCAAGACCTATCCGGGACTGGAAGTCTCGTTGCTTAAACTGAGCACGCGTGGAGATGAAATTCTTGACCGCAGCCTGCAAAAGGTTGGGGGCAAGGGCTTGTTCATCAAAGAGCTCGAGAATGCGCTGGCAGACGGTCGAGCCGATCTTGCCGTGCACTCGCTCAAGGATGTCCCGGTGGTAATGCCCGAAGGGTTCACGCTGGCCTGTATCCTGCCACGAGCCGAACCGAGGGATGCATGGGTATCAGGCAAATACGCTTCGATTGAAGACCTTCCTGCCGGGGCTGTGGTGGGAACGTCAAGCTTGCGACGCGAGGCCCAGATTCGTCGCAGACGCCCTGACGTCGTGGTCAAGCCATTGCGGGGAAACCTTGATACCCGTCTTGGCAAGCTTGATGATGGGCAGTTTGATGCCATTATTCTGGCAGCAATCGGCTTGCAGCGACTCAGGCTCGAATCCAGAATCAGAATGATCCTCCCGGTGGACTTGTGTCTGCCTGCAGCGGGTCAGGGAACGCTTGGTATCGAAGTCAGCGCAGGGCGAGAGGACATGGTTGATCTGCTCATGCCACTTGCTTGTCAACGCAGCACAGCCGTCTCGATCGCGGAACGTGCGGTTTCTCGAGTGCTGGGTGGTTCCTGCTCGGTACCACTGGCTGCCCATGCGACGTTACAGTCAGAAGGCGGAGAATTGATCGCGGCTGATGCAGGTCTGGATTCAATCACGGATGCGGGCATCCTTGTTCGTGCTCTCGTTGCCAGCCCTGACGGGGCGGATGTGCTGGAGTCGAGCGTATTCGGTCCGGTCAGTCAAGCGAACCAGCTCGGTGAACAGGCTGCTCGTATCCTGCTTGATGACGGTGCGGCGCAGTTGTTGCAGGAACACCTGCAGGACGACTGA
- the sucD gene encoding succinate--CoA ligase subunit alpha, translated as MSILINKDTKVITQGITGKTGQFHTRMCRDYANGKEAFVAGVNPKKAGEDFEGIPIYANVSEAREATGATVSVIYVPPAGAAAAILEGVEAGLDLVICITEGIPVRDMLEVKSKMAAMNSKTLLLGPNCPGLITPDEIKIGIMPGHIHRRGKIGIVSRSGTLTYEAVAQVTELGLGQSSAVGIGGDPINGLKHLDVLKMFNEDPETEAVIMIGEIGGPDEVNAARWAKENMTKPVVGFIAGVTAPAGKRMGHAGALISGGEDTADAKLEIMEACGMKTTRNPSEMGKLLKSVL; from the coding sequence ATGTCGATTCTGATCAACAAGGACACCAAAGTCATTACGCAAGGTATCACCGGCAAGACGGGGCAGTTCCACACCCGTATGTGCCGTGATTATGCGAACGGTAAGGAAGCGTTTGTTGCGGGGGTGAATCCCAAGAAAGCGGGTGAGGATTTCGAAGGCATTCCAATCTATGCCAACGTCTCCGAGGCCAGGGAAGCAACCGGTGCCACCGTTTCGGTGATCTATGTGCCGCCCGCAGGTGCTGCGGCCGCTATCCTGGAAGGTGTCGAAGCCGGACTTGATCTGGTGATCTGCATCACCGAGGGCATCCCTGTGCGTGACATGCTTGAGGTCAAGAGCAAGATGGCTGCCATGAACAGCAAGACACTGCTGCTCGGCCCGAACTGCCCGGGACTCATCACTCCGGATGAAATCAAGATTGGCATCATGCCGGGTCACATTCACCGTCGTGGCAAGATCGGTATTGTCAGCCGTTCCGGCACGCTGACCTATGAGGCAGTTGCTCAGGTCACTGAGCTTGGTCTGGGTCAATCCAGTGCAGTCGGTATTGGTGGCGACCCTATCAATGGTCTCAAGCACCTGGACGTCCTCAAGATGTTCAACGAAGATCCCGAGACCGAAGCCGTCATCATGATCGGTGAAATCGGTGGTCCCGACGAGGTCAATGCTGCACGCTGGGCAAAAGAGAACATGACCAAGCCGGTCGTGGGCTTTATCGCAGGTGTGACGGCACCCGCTGGCAAACGCATGGGTCACGCCGGTGCGTTGATTTCGGGTGGTGAAGATACAGCGGATGCCAAGCTGGAGATCATGGAAGCTTGCGGCATGAAAACTACGCGCAATCCTTCCGAGATGGGTAAGCTGCTCAAATCAGTGCTGTAA
- a CDS encoding uroporphyrinogen-III synthase, with translation MLPSIPIAGSSAQGASSGESSRVSSDFPLKLPALRAVLTRPADRQMALAQRLHAQGWEVLSLPALELVATGDSTLNVQFRPEQFDWIMFVSRTAWRLYRASTGVCWPASTRIAVVGQGTAQAIAGDFAAGLLRPGSGEDVSQPSCQAPEILTPEKNDSQDSEGLWRRLEPRLSDCSRVLIVAGRQGRTWLRDKIRAYGAQCEVMECYQRIVAPVSAKAEWTLRQWSRTNELASGGVWLFTSQHGVQASTQALKMAGLLHLVYPAAVLVTHERLVQPAVQWLGHTRAPENTPVWICQPDDDSLEQGFEQIRLQSVS, from the coding sequence ATGTTGCCTTCGATTCCGATAGCTGGCTCAAGCGCACAGGGTGCTTCCAGTGGAGAATCTTCGCGGGTTTCGTCTGACTTCCCACTGAAGCTTCCGGCCCTCAGAGCCGTTCTGACCCGTCCGGCAGATCGGCAGATGGCGCTGGCTCAGCGCTTGCATGCCCAGGGCTGGGAAGTTCTTTCATTGCCTGCACTCGAACTAGTCGCGACTGGTGATTCAACTCTGAATGTCCAGTTTCGACCTGAACAGTTTGACTGGATAATGTTTGTCAGTCGAACCGCCTGGCGTCTGTATCGCGCCAGTACAGGCGTTTGCTGGCCCGCATCGACAAGGATCGCAGTGGTCGGTCAGGGGACGGCGCAGGCGATTGCAGGGGACTTCGCAGCCGGTCTCTTGCGTCCCGGTTCGGGTGAAGATGTTTCCCAGCCGTCTTGTCAGGCTCCTGAAATTTTGACGCCAGAAAAAAACGATTCACAAGATTCAGAGGGGCTGTGGCGTCGTCTGGAACCTCGCCTGAGTGACTGCTCTCGTGTGTTGATTGTTGCCGGACGGCAAGGGCGCACCTGGTTGCGTGACAAGATCCGAGCGTATGGTGCCCAGTGTGAGGTGATGGAATGCTATCAGCGGATTGTGGCGCCAGTTTCCGCCAAGGCTGAATGGACACTTAGACAGTGGTCCAGAACGAATGAACTGGCCAGCGGCGGGGTATGGCTCTTCACCAGTCAGCATGGTGTTCAAGCCAGTACACAGGCATTAAAAATGGCTGGATTGCTGCATCTCGTTTATCCGGCGGCTGTGCTCGTAACGCACGAGCGTCTGGTTCAGCCCGCTGTACAGTGGCTCGGGCATACGCGAGCTCCAGAGAATACGCCAGTATGG